A region of Candidatus Acidiferrales bacterium DNA encodes the following proteins:
- a CDS encoding periplasmic heavy metal sensor: MRIELLITSFCIMAAAGSVMAQPQGSPDDSTWGRHRTMMHARNGLKLTDEQKATVQKIRFGIMQKQIDLRAQIAHDRLDYERLASAETPDESAIADKLDDIAKLQVQIRKNLLDGWFAINKILTPDQQKIWKKVLQHPGMAMQKRRMMIRMRTNGRNGMMQMRKQRLGVGPMTNEGPMLGEGLDNDPGADDMDYLGSTADADILFDDDSSPDDVEMFDAPMMDNMDITGSAEFMRNRAEMMKDMMNRSPEEQTPDSSK, from the coding sequence CTTTTGTATTATGGCTGCGGCCGGCAGCGTGATGGCCCAGCCTCAGGGTTCCCCTGACGATTCGACCTGGGGAAGGCACCGGACCATGATGCACGCCCGCAACGGACTTAAACTCACCGACGAGCAAAAAGCGACCGTTCAAAAAATTAGATTCGGCATTATGCAGAAGCAAATCGATCTCCGCGCTCAAATTGCACATGATCGTTTAGACTACGAGCGACTGGCTTCCGCAGAGACTCCTGATGAGAGTGCAATAGCGGATAAACTCGACGACATTGCAAAATTGCAGGTTCAGATTCGCAAAAATCTTCTCGATGGGTGGTTCGCAATAAACAAAATCTTGACACCCGATCAACAAAAGATTTGGAAAAAGGTTCTACAGCATCCTGGGATGGCAATGCAGAAGAGAAGGATGATGATTAGAATGCGAACGAACGGAAGGAACGGGATGATGCAGATGAGAAAGCAACGTCTCGGCGTGGGTCCGATGACAAACGAAGGACCGATGCTCGGCGAAGGATTGGACAACGATCCCGGTGCCGACGACATGGATTATTTGGGGTCGACGGCAGATGCCGATATATTGTTTGACGACGATTCTTCCCCTGATGACGTGGAAATGTTCGACGCACCGATGATGGACAATATGGACATTACAGGATCGGCGGAATTTATGAGAAATAGAGCCGAAATGATGAAGGATATGATGAATCGGAGCCCCGA